From a single Candidatus Woesearchaeota archaeon genomic region:
- a CDS encoding ABC transporter ATP-binding protein/permease, translated as MALKRKRNNKSKEKPIDFKFNLALYWDFIKKYKMIILVILLLIFFFQVFHVTERYLFKLLMDKGAEYLSNVLPREEFVTALIIIAVVFLSLLIIQVIFRWIWLSLINKFESSAMLDLKKRMFDHVIHLDHEFHVSNKTGSMISKLIRGSGAVERLSDVFLFNFAPLLFQVIVVSGSIFLFDSLSALVVLVTIGLFIGYSFYINRMQQSANMRANDAEDEEKAVISDYLMNIESIKYFGKEQFVKRNYMKYGLATKRAMLTHWNYFRALSAGHTFILGLGVFFLMYFPIQKLLAHEMTVGTLIFIYTSFGVMMGHLFGFDHGLRGFYRSMADFESLFKYYKAKKTVLDKHEAKCLKITKGSIKFENVFFRYKKKYVLKDFNLEIKPMTRVALVGPSGSGKSTLVKALYRLYDVSKGRILIDDKDINDVKQESLRSELSIVPQEAVLFDDSLYNNISFSRMNASRKEVMRAMKFAQLDKVVANFPEKENTIVGERGVKLSGGEKQRVSMARAILANKKILVLDEATSALDSNTEFEIQKDLEKLLRGRTSIVIAHRLSTIMKADVIIVMDKGSIVQKGTHQELIEQEGLYKKLWSLQKGGYIK; from the coding sequence ATGGCTTTAAAAAGAAAAAGAAATAATAAATCAAAAGAGAAACCAATTGATTTCAAATTCAATCTGGCTTTGTACTGGGACTTCATAAAGAAGTACAAAATGATAATATTAGTTATATTGTTGTTAATATTCTTTTTTCAAGTATTTCACGTAACTGAGCGGTACTTATTTAAGTTATTAATGGATAAAGGCGCTGAGTACTTATCTAACGTGTTACCTAGAGAAGAATTCGTAACTGCTTTAATAATAATAGCAGTCGTATTTTTATCTTTACTAATTATTCAAGTAATTTTTAGGTGGATATGGCTTAGTTTAATTAACAAGTTTGAGTCCTCGGCTATGCTGGATTTAAAGAAAAGAATGTTTGATCACGTAATTCATTTAGATCACGAATTTCATGTTTCTAACAAAACTGGCTCGATGATTTCAAAGCTTATCAGAGGATCTGGCGCGGTAGAGCGTTTATCAGACGTGTTTTTGTTTAACTTCGCACCTTTGTTATTTCAAGTAATAGTAGTTAGTGGTAGCATATTTTTGTTTGATTCATTATCTGCTTTAGTAGTGCTTGTAACTATAGGGTTATTCATAGGTTATAGTTTTTACATTAATAGAATGCAACAATCAGCGAATATGCGTGCTAATGATGCTGAAGATGAAGAAAAAGCAGTTATTAGTGATTACTTAATGAATATTGAAAGCATTAAGTATTTTGGCAAAGAGCAATTTGTTAAGAGAAACTACATGAAGTATGGTTTAGCTACTAAGCGAGCTATGCTTACGCATTGGAATTATTTTCGTGCTTTAAGCGCAGGTCACACATTCATATTAGGTCTGGGCGTGTTTTTCCTTATGTATTTTCCAATACAAAAATTGTTAGCTCATGAAATGACTGTTGGCACGCTCATATTTATTTACACGTCTTTTGGAGTAATGATGGGTCATTTATTTGGATTTGATCATGGTCTTCGTGGTTTTTATAGATCCATGGCTGACTTTGAGTCTTTGTTCAAATATTACAAAGCTAAAAAAACTGTTTTGGATAAACATGAGGCTAAGTGTTTAAAAATAACTAAAGGAAGTATTAAGTTTGAGAATGTGTTTTTTCGTTACAAGAAAAAATATGTTTTAAAAGACTTTAATTTAGAGATTAAACCTATGACTCGTGTTGCTTTAGTTGGTCCTTCAGGGTCTGGTAAAAGCACTCTCGTTAAAGCTCTGTATCGTTTGTACGATGTTAGTAAGGGAAGAATATTGATTGATGATAAAGATATTAATGATGTTAAACAAGAATCTTTAAGGTCTGAATTATCTATTGTTCCTCAAGAAGCGGTGTTATTTGATGATTCATTGTACAACAACATATCTTTTAGTAGAATGAATGCTTCAAGAAAAGAGGTTATGAGGGCTATGAAGTTTGCTCAGCTTGATAAAGTGGTTGCTAATTTTCCTGAAAAAGAAAATACTATTGTTGGTGAACGCGGCGTTAAGCTTTCAGGTGGTGAAAAACAACGTGTTAGTATGGCGAGAGCTATTCTCGCAAACAAGAAAATTCTTGTTTTAGATGAAGCAACGAGCGCGTTGGATTCGAACACAGAATTCGAGATTCAGAAAGATTTGGAGAAGCTTTTGAGAGGTAGAACATCTATTGTGATTGCTCATCGTTTATCTACGATTATGAAGGCTGATGTAATCATAGTTATGGATAAAGGAAGCATTGTTCAAAAAGGTACGCATCAAGAATTAATAGAACAGGAAGGCTTGTACAAAAAATTATGGAGTTTACAAAAAGGTGGTTACATCAAATAA
- a CDS encoding ABC transporter permease, with product MKLKKCLKNAFEMVIHSKIRSWLTILGIVIGVGAVVAIMSLGSGMEQTVTRQLDDLGADILTLTAGTQRAIGNIMIRQPTTGTNTGNTGGGGGGRTAVTTTNTSDSPVLDNKDVQALRTVLGIELIDTNIRGSVRIEHLGKTGSVTLTGVDQTTWNRITNLKVKEGRLLDSADSNVIVIGGKLANTYFDEPLRINNMLTISGRSFRIVGILDDTTTNIYMPLQMSYEVLDDKTRGEYDTIIMKVKDVNKINETTKEAEEKLMISRMVTENNKDFNIVSNIQTQETRNEMMQAIQTFLLAIAAVSLIVGAVGIANTMYTSVLEKTKEIGIMKAIGAKNKDILLIFVLNSAIIGLIGGILGVFFGMILSNLLPALTSEIRFMSGEIIISTEAIIIALIVSTIVGIISGIIPAYKASRLKPVDALRHE from the coding sequence ATGAAGTTAAAAAAATGTTTGAAAAATGCTTTCGAAATGGTTATTCATAGTAAGATAAGAAGTTGGTTAACCATTCTAGGAATAGTAATAGGTGTAGGCGCGGTAGTAGCCATAATGTCATTAGGTAGTGGAATGGAACAAACAGTAACTAGACAACTAGATGATTTAGGCGCAGATATTCTTACATTAACTGCAGGAACACAAAGAGCAATAGGAAACATAATGATTAGACAACCAACAACAGGAACTAATACAGGGAATACAGGTGGTGGAGGCGGAGGACGAACTGCTGTTACAACAACTAATACTTCAGATAGCCCCGTACTTGATAATAAAGATGTTCAAGCACTTAGAACAGTTCTAGGAATAGAACTTATAGACACAAATATTAGAGGAAGTGTTAGAATAGAGCATTTAGGAAAAACAGGTAGCGTCACACTCACAGGCGTGGATCAAACAACTTGGAACAGAATAACTAATTTAAAAGTAAAAGAAGGAAGATTACTAGATTCCGCGGATAGCAACGTAATAGTCATAGGGGGAAAATTAGCAAATACTTATTTTGATGAACCTCTAAGAATAAACAACATGTTAACAATTTCTGGTCGTTCTTTTAGAATCGTAGGCATACTTGATGATACAACAACTAATATTTACATGCCTTTACAGATGAGCTACGAAGTTTTAGATGATAAAACAAGAGGAGAATACGACACGATAATCATGAAGGTTAAGGATGTAAACAAAATAAATGAAACAACAAAAGAAGCAGAAGAAAAATTAATGATTTCAAGAATGGTCACAGAAAACAACAAAGATTTTAACATTGTTTCAAACATACAAACACAGGAAACAAGAAATGAAATGATGCAAGCCATACAAACTTTTTTATTAGCAATAGCCGCAGTATCTTTAATAGTTGGAGCTGTAGGAATCGCAAATACTATGTATACATCTGTTTTAGAAAAAACTAAAGAAATAGGAATAATGAAAGCAATAGGCGCAAAAAACAAAGATATCTTATTAATATTCGTTCTTAATTCCGCGATAATAGGATTAATCGGAGGAATACTAGGCGTATTTTTCGGAATGATTCTCTCTAACCTTTTGCCCGCACTAACAAGTGAAATAAGATTCATGAGTGGAGAAATCATTATATCGACAGAAGCAATAATTATTGCTTTAATTGTTTCAACAATAGTAGGAATAATCTCAGGAATAATACCCGCATATAAAGCATCAAGATTAAAACCAGTAGATGCATTAAGACACGAATAA
- a CDS encoding COG1361 S-layer family protein: MNELKKINTIFFIFILTFLIVPNNVLASDSTLIRVSLINHDPDPARNGEIVEVRLGVQNLGAKDSNPVILEFLDSYPFSIIGDSVKEVGIIKGYQGSSNDMKIIKFDLLVDKNAPAKTYDLKFLIHEEYSNVIHQTAVKIDVSSKEVAEIIYIDKTHLVPGRQETLTFTINNLGNAPINDVVFSWINDDKIILPIGGDNTRNIRTIGIGESIDLSYDVMADSGAVAGLYELSLNLKFSDLLLGERELNTFAGIYVGGETDFYVSLNEVTTTQVVFTVANIGSNPARSVSVTIPQQQGWIVTGPTSRIIGNLNPGDYTVANFNIQQASITSETKTAEETFSKEEEIITNRQPGSKGGNNQIINSPEGIVETRSQSNTLKLLIEYTDTKGSRESVEQSIVMSSTQTIPTTRTTTNTTTRTSQGNQSFFSKYAWYLLIGFLLACLFFYYDYKKKKRINDKLTLKNYFKI; the protein is encoded by the coding sequence ATGAATGAATTAAAAAAAATCAACACAATATTTTTTATTTTTATTTTAACTTTTTTAATTGTACCAAACAATGTTTTAGCAAGTGACTCAACTTTAATCAGAGTTAGTTTGATTAATCACGATCCCGACCCTGCTAGAAACGGAGAAATAGTAGAAGTTAGACTAGGCGTGCAAAATCTTGGTGCAAAAGATTCTAACCCTGTGATTTTAGAATTTCTTGATAGTTATCCTTTTTCAATTATAGGTGATTCTGTTAAAGAAGTAGGTATAATAAAAGGATATCAAGGCTCTAGTAATGATATGAAAATCATAAAGTTTGATTTACTGGTTGATAAAAATGCGCCTGCAAAAACATATGATTTAAAATTTTTGATACACGAAGAATATTCTAATGTGATTCATCAAACAGCTGTAAAAATAGATGTTTCTAGTAAGGAAGTCGCGGAAATTATTTACATAGATAAAACACATTTAGTTCCAGGAAGACAAGAAACTTTAACTTTTACAATAAATAATTTAGGAAATGCACCTATTAACGATGTTGTTTTTAGTTGGATTAATGATGATAAAATCATTTTACCCATAGGTGGAGATAATACAAGAAACATAAGAACTATAGGTATAGGAGAAAGTATAGATTTGAGTTATGACGTGATGGCAGATAGTGGAGCCGTTGCAGGATTATACGAGTTAAGTTTAAATCTTAAATTCTCTGATTTGCTTCTAGGCGAGAGAGAACTGAATACCTTCGCAGGCATATACGTTGGAGGCGAAACTGATTTTTATGTTTCTTTAAATGAAGTAACAACGACTCAAGTAGTTTTTACTGTAGCAAATATAGGAAGTAATCCTGCTCGTTCAGTATCTGTAACAATTCCACAACAACAAGGTTGGATTGTAACAGGACCAACTTCTAGAATCATAGGTAATCTTAATCCAGGAGATTACACTGTGGCTAACTTCAATATTCAACAAGCGTCAATAACTAGTGAAACAAAAACTGCTGAAGAAACGTTCAGTAAAGAAGAAGAAATAATAACAAATAGACAACCAGGAAGCAAAGGAGGAAACAATCAAATAATTAATTCTCCTGAAGGAATTGTTGAAACAAGAAGTCAAAGCAACACTTTAAAACTGTTAATAGAATACACAGATACTAAAGGTTCAAGAGAAAGCGTTGAACAATCAATAGTTATGAGTTCTACTCAAACAATACCTACGACTAGAACGACGACTAATACAACTACTAGGACTTCGCAAGGAAATCAAAGTTTTTTTAGCAAATATGCTTGGTATTTACTAATAGGATTTTTACTAGCGTGTTTATTCTTTTACTATGATTATAAAAAAAAGAAAAGAATAAACGATAAATTAACTTTGAAAAATTATTTCAAAATATAA
- a CDS encoding ABC transporter ATP-binding protein, with amino-acid sequence MGEFEVVALRDVSVEIKKGDFVAIIGASGSGKSTMMNLIGCLDTPSKGSIFLKDKNINELSESNLAELRGKVIGFIFQQYNLVPSMTAFENVVLPLEFLEWDEKLADAQAKKILNELGLGDKMHHKPTQLSGGQQQRVSVARSLVTNPEIILADEPTGALDSKTGKELIQLLSKLWREENKTIILITHDLELAKYANTVIELKDGQIINKNYAR; translated from the coding sequence ATGGGCGAATTCGAAGTCGTAGCTCTTAGAGATGTTAGTGTAGAAATAAAAAAAGGTGATTTCGTAGCAATAATAGGCGCATCCGGAAGTGGAAAATCAACAATGATGAACCTCATAGGTTGCTTAGATACGCCTAGCAAAGGCAGTATTTTTCTTAAAGACAAAAATATTAATGAACTATCAGAGTCAAATCTTGCAGAGCTTAGAGGAAAAGTTATAGGTTTTATTTTTCAACAATACAACTTAGTTCCATCTATGACTGCTTTTGAAAACGTGGTCCTACCATTAGAGTTTCTTGAATGGGATGAAAAACTAGCAGACGCGCAAGCCAAAAAAATACTAAACGAATTAGGCTTAGGTGATAAAATGCATCATAAACCAACACAACTCTCAGGCGGACAACAACAAAGAGTATCTGTTGCTAGAAGCCTAGTTACTAACCCTGAAATTATTCTAGCAGACGAACCAACAGGCGCACTTGATAGTAAAACAGGAAAAGAACTTATACAATTACTAAGTAAACTATGGCGAGAAGAAAATAAAACAATTATTCTAATAACACACGACTTAGAATTAGCAAAATATGCGAATACCGTAATAGAATTAAAAGACGGTCAAATTATTAATAAAAATTATGCGAGGTAA